TGTGACGGTTGATTCTAAACCTATACAAAAAATCATTTCACCTTACGGATTTTATACTTTTGATCTACCCTTGGGCGAATACAACCTTCGCGCAGAATATTATGAAGACCAAGTCTTAATTTCTATGGCAGAAGAATTTGTATTAATTGAACAGCAAGGAACATTTAGAGTTGACCTTGTATTATTTTCAAACCTTGAAGATGATACAGAAGTAATTGAATTACCTGAAACAACTTTGGAAAGAGAATCTTATTGGTTTTATTATGTACTGGCACTATTCATTATTGGTATTTTCTTTTTGAGGTATCGTTTAATTCAAGTTAACAATAATAAATCAATTAAGAATGAACAACTTAAACAAGAGATTAAAATAGTAAAAGTTGACACTGAACTTAATGACCTTCTAAATCTTATCAAGCAAAACAATGGAAGAATAACACAAAAAGAAATAAGAAAACATCATCCATCAATGTCGGAGGCTAAGATGTCATTAATGATAACTGAGCTGGAACATAAAGGTCTAGTAAAGAAAGTTAAAAAAGGCAGAGGGAATGTTATTTTTAGAAGATAATTATTCATCATTTTTCAAGAGATAATTAACTCAATTATTGATTGCGTCTATTCCTTTTTCTTTGTGCATACAATTTGGCAGTCCTGGATTGTCATACAAAATTGCGGGTATTCCCGTTGTGTAAGTATAATCAACTTTATAACCTGCACTTTTTAAATTTTCAGATAATTCTAATAATTTTGGATCTTGTCCTTCCAAAGAAGAGTCAAAAAATGTTATTCTGCTATTTTAATTTTGTCATTTAAATTCATTCACTCATCATCCTTTTCAAGCCATTCAATTAACTTTTCAATACTTTTTTCTCCTACAGCTTTACACGTTGCCATATCTGCCTCACATACAATGTTGGAATGCATGCAACAGGAATTGTTGAAACCTTGTATCCGATATTAAGAAGCTTTTCAACATATTTCTGATTCTCTTTATCTTCCGGGTGATAGCAGAAACTAATCTTGTAAGTTTCAATTTTTTTTTGTAGTGTTAATTTTGGCATCTTAATCATTCATGTAGTCTTTGTATTTCTTAATTAGTTCTTCTCGCACAAATGTATTATGCTTTCCTACAATCTTTTCTAGGTCATTTCTCGTATCAAACTGTTCAAATGCTTCTAGGGTAGGTTTACTTATCTTAAGCTCAAATTCTTCTGTTGGTTTAGATGCAATGTACATGCGTAATTGTTCCCTTAAATCTGAAACTGTTTTCGCACTTGCAATTGTGATGTAAGAAGGCACTTCTTCTCTATCATCCTGGTCAAAATGAAATCCACTTTGATAATATAATCTAAATTATGAATTTTTTTCTAAGTATAATTTTGTCATTTTAGATCACCCTTATTTAATATTTTTTCAATGCTAGTTTTCTGTATTTTTTTCATTTTCATCCATCCTCCGACTATTCATTTTAATTTATCAAGGAGTGTCTTTCTGTACTCCTTAATTGCTCGTTCATCTTTGATTGTAATCGTTCCAGTATAGAAGATTGGTTTAGATAAGATTTTTTCGGGAATACTTTCTATGTACCAAAATAAACCCTCTAAATCAAAACATCTATAATATTGGAACATATTTGGCCTTCTCAAATTTTTTGAAATTCCTGCAAGAAAGGCAATGGGTTCATATTTATCATAACCTTCTACATAGAATCCTAAATTATCTTTTTCCATCTTAATATCTAACTCAAACAATCACATTTAAATATTATTCCGCACTTTTCACACCACGGAAGTATGAAAATGGAAGAACTAAAAGCGTTAGGCTTATCGACTTACCAAAGTAAAGCGTTAGAAGTACTATTTAGTAAACGATATACTCTGAAAGAGTTAAGTAAAGTAACTGGAATCCCTGCCGGAAAAATATCGACAGTAGTTAAACAATTATTAGAAAAAGGATTAGTACAGGAAACAAGCACAAGGCCTAAACATTTGTATATTGAAAACGTTTCCATTATTATTTCTAAATTAATTAGAGATTATGAACTTAAACAGCAAAGTGTTACCGATAAACTCCATGATTTAGCCACGCATTTTGATCAAAAAGCAAATAGGCAAACTCATTTTTTTGAAATTGGGACAAATGTGAAAGATAATAAAAGACTGCAATTAAGAACTTTTCATGAGGCCGAACGTGAAGTATTACAAATAATAAATATTCACCATAAACCTAAATCGAATAGAGAAAGCAAGACTTTATGGGAAAAAGAAATTGGAAATGCAATTAATAGAGGCGTTATGTTCAAAGCAATTTATCCCCTGGGCATAGAACTTCCTTTGATTTTAAATTTTCTTGATAAAACTAAATTTCAAGTAAAAAGAGCAAACCTTGATTTTACACGATGCGATATTATTGATAGTAAAAAGGTTTTATTAAAACTTGTGCATGAAGATCCAATCACATTCGGCGGTGTAATATTTATCGAAAACCAAAAATTTGCAGAAAACCTCAAAATATTATTTTTTAAATTTTGGCAAGAAGCTGAATAAAAAATCCTTTAACCAGGTTCCAAAATTCTGAAAAACCCTTATTCGCGCCTACAACTGCACCAGTTATTAAATTATTTGTGTCATTACTATTTTCTGTTCCGGTTTGATTATCAACTCCAACAACCGCGCCAGTTATTTGATTCTCTGAAATCGTGAAACTTGCTTGCGTAGTACCGGCATAAACTTGCTGAATTATTAAAATCCATATTAATAATAACATTATTAATCTTTTCATGATAACTACGAAATGAAAGGACAATAAAAATCTATTGTTTATTATTAATTTCTTTCTGTAATCTTGTTACAAAATCATCAACTTTCAAAGCATTTTGAATTTCACCATCACGTGTACGTGGGGTTACAGTTCCGGTTTCTTTGTCCTTTTCTCCTACCACTAAAATATAGTTGCACTGTTTAAGTTGCGCATCTCTGACTTTTTTAGGAATAGATTCAGATCTGGTGTCAAGTTCAACTCTAAAACCGGCGTTAAACAATTTTTCATAAATTTTTTTAGCATAATTTTCGCCTTTCTCAGATACAGAAAGAACAGCTACTTGTCTAGGGTTTATCCATAGTGGGAACCTTCCACCATAATTTTCAATAACCATACCAATAAATCTTTCAAGTGAACCCAGAATCGCTCTGTGAATCATGATTGGAGTTTTTCTAGTGCCATCATCTGAATCATATATTGCTTTAAATCTTTTAGGCATAGACAAATCTACTTGGATAGTTCCGCATTGCCAGTTTCTGCCTAGAGCATCTTTAAGATTAAACTCTATTTTTGGGCCATAGAATGCGCCCTCCCCTTCTTTAATTTTATAGTCCAGTTTTTTCTTGCTTAATGCCCCTGTTAAAGAGTTGATTGCAAATTCCCACTCTTCGTTAGTGCCTATTGATTTTTCAGGTCTTGTAGCAATGAAGGTGCTAATTTCTTTAAATCCAAAAGTTCCATAAATGTCGATTGCATATTCCAACATATCGATTATTTCGGTTTGTAATTGTTCATCAGTGCAAAATACATGCGCATCATCCTGTGTAAATGCTCTTACTCTCATTAATCCGGATAATACCCCTGATAATTCATGTCTATGGACATAACCGAATTCGGCATTTCTTATTGGCAATTCTTTATATGAATGAATTTTGGTATTGTAAATTAATAATCCCCCCGGACAGTTCATAGGTTTAACTGCATAATCTTCGTTATCGATTTTAGTGAAATACATTGCTTCTTTAAAATTGTCCCAGTGCCCTGAAAGTTTCCAGAGTGACGCGTTTAAAATTGTTGGAGTTCTAATCTCTTCATAACCTCTTTTTCTATTTTCTTGTCTTGCATATTCAATAAGTTTGTTGTATAGATACATGCCATTTGGGTGCCAGAATGGAAACCCCGGGCTTTCTTCATGAAACGAGAATAAGTCTAAATCTTTACCAATTTTTCTATGGTCTCTTTTCTTTGCTTCTTCAATGATTTCTAAATATTGGTTCAAATCTTTTTTGTCTGCAAAAGAGATACCATAAACTCTCTGCAACATTTTATTTTTAGCATTTCCTCTCCAATAAGCGCCTGCAATTTTAGTTAACTTGAAAGCTTTAATCTGCCCGGTATGCTGCACATGCGGACCCCTGCAGAGGTCAATAAATTTGCCCTGTTGATATATTGTAATGGAATCTTCTTTAAGTTCTCTAATCATCTCAGTTTTATACGGATTGTCAAGAAAAATTTGAAGCGCTTCTTTTTTTGTTACTTCTTTACGTTCAAATTTCAGCTTAGCATTGGCAATTTCTTTCATTTTAGCCTCAATTTTAGATAAATCTTCTGGCGTGAAAGGTTCATGGTCAATATCATAATAAAAACCCTCATCAACAACTGGACCAATAGTTAATTTTGCATAGGGGAATAATTGTATAACTGCGTCAGCTAAAATGTGCGCAGTAGAATGCCTAAATATTTCAATACCCTCTTTATCTTTAAATGTTAATATTTGTATTTTTGTATCGTGCTTGATTTCTCTTGACAAATCCCATACTTTATCATCTACTTTGATAGCAAGCGCAGACCTAGTTAATCCCTCAGAAATACTTTCAGCTATTTTTAAGCCAGTAACTCCTTCCTTAAAATTCTTTGAACTTCCATCT
This genomic window from Candidatus Woesearchaeota archaeon contains:
- the thrS gene encoding threonine--tRNA ligase, producing MVKITFLDGSSKNFKEGVTGLKIAESISEGLTRSALAIKVDDKVWDLSREIKHDTKIQILTFKDKEGIEIFRHSTAHILADAVIQLFPYAKLTIGPVVDEGFYYDIDHEPFTPEDLSKIEAKMKEIANAKLKFERKEVTKKEALQIFLDNPYKTEMIRELKEDSITIYQQGKFIDLCRGPHVQHTGQIKAFKLTKIAGAYWRGNAKNKMLQRVYGISFADKKDLNQYLEIIEEAKKRDHRKIGKDLDLFSFHEESPGFPFWHPNGMYLYNKLIEYARQENRKRGYEEIRTPTILNASLWKLSGHWDNFKEAMYFTKIDNEDYAVKPMNCPGGLLIYNTKIHSYKELPIRNAEFGYVHRHELSGVLSGLMRVRAFTQDDAHVFCTDEQLQTEIIDMLEYAIDIYGTFGFKEISTFIATRPEKSIGTNEEWEFAINSLTGALSKKKLDYKIKEGEGAFYGPKIEFNLKDALGRNWQCGTIQVDLSMPKRFKAIYDSDDGTRKTPIMIHRAILGSLERFIGMVIENYGGRFPLWINPRQVAVLSVSEKGENYAKKIYEKLFNAGFRVELDTRSESIPKKVRDAQLKQCNYILVVGEKDKETGTVTPRTRDGEIQNALKVDDFVTRLQKEINNKQ